From the genome of Desulfatiglans sp.:
AAAATCAATATTACGATCGATCAGCGCGGGAAGAAGTGGTTTTATGGTTTCTACATCAACACCCTCTTTCAGTTTAACATATGTACTGCAATTAAAATTGTACCAGTTTTTAATGATTGGAGGTAGAAGCGTATCGTCAAGCAGTGCCAGCACCGGGATGTCAAGCACGGTATTACCTGGAACCCGGTATACAGCGGTTACCTTGTAATCATTTTTTATGTTTTCCATACTCATTGTTATTACTTTGCCGATTGGACTTACTTTACCGAAATGACGTATGGCAATTTCCTCGCTCAAGGCAACATTTCTAATAGTTGTGAGGGTATCTTTCAAACTTCCTGCAATAACTTCTAACTGGAACATATCAATAAATGCCCGGTCAATATCTGCAACCCTGCATTTAAATTTGTCGGTTCCAATGTCTATCGTCAATTCACCGGCGAAGACACGGGCGCTCTGTTCAATTTTGTCTTTAAAATACTCTTTCAGCAGCGGCATTGCCGGTAAAGGTGATGAAGAATTTGTTGCAGGTTCCTCCCCTGGTAACTTTGCTATGAAATTTACTCTGTATATGCTGTCTGAATTTGTCCATTGCCTGTCATATGAAAACTGATCTTTAACATAAAGGGCAATAACTATACATGCGGAAAGACCAATTGCCAGGCCTACTATATTGATCGCACTGTAAAGCTTGTTTTTGATCAGGTTGTTAATTGCTGTTACGAAATAATTTTTTAACATGATTGAGGCTCCTAATGGATTGATTCAAGATTCAATATTCAAGATTCAAGATTCAAGATTCAAAACTTAAAGCTTTTTAAAACTCTAACCCCTGAACCTTGAACGTTAAACTTTGAATTTTTGAATTAAAGTAACTTACATCGCGCTCGTTTTCTGTTCCGGAACAACCTGCTCAACCCGTCTGCTCTGGGTAACAATTGAACCATCAAAGAGGTTAACTGTGCGTTTTGCATAATCAGCATGAGACTGACTGTGGGTTACCATTATGATTGTTGTGCCTTCATCATTGAGCCGCTGAAGCATCTCCATAACCTCCTGTCCGTGGGCAGAATCCAAGTTACCTGTGGGTTCATCCGCAAGTATCAGGGGTTGATCACCAACAACAGCGCGTGCAACTGCCACCCTCTGCTGCTGACCGCCCGAAAGCTGGCTCGGCATGTGTTTTGCCCTGTGGGCAATACCAACCCTGTCCATTACCGCCTCTACCCTCTTCTTCCGGTCCTTTGATGGGATGTCATGGTACAGAAGTGCAAGTTCGATATTCTGATAAACTGATAATTCATCTATAAGATTAAAGGATTGAAAGATAAAACCGATATTCTGCTTTCTTATGTCGCATAACCTTGATTCATTATATGCCGCGATATCCTCACCATTAAAGATATATTCGCCTTTGGACGGATTATCCAGCATGCCTATAATATTGAGTAAGGTGGACTTACCGCACCCTGAAGGCCCCATGATCGCAATGAACTCTCCCCGGTTGACCTCAAGATTAATATTGTTGAGCGCTGTAGTCTGTATGTCGCTTGTTCTGTATACCTTTGTAATTCCGTGCATCTTTAGCATTGTTGTTCTCCTTGTTTTTATTAAATTTAATCGTTATTTTTTTCGCCTGTCCCGCCGTAGTATGAACGTTTTTTACGAAGGCATGCGCCGTTCGCGTGTTTCGCGGTAATAATGTTTTTAAATTCAGAGCAAGAGTGAGATTAAGAGCAAGAGTTATAGCTTTTGTCTTTATCAATAATTCTCCGTGTCCTCTGTGTTCTCCGTGGTGAAAATATTTTTAGTTTTTTATCTTGAGCCTGTCAATCTCATCAAACCCGCTGTATGATGAAATAACCACCTGTTCCCCCGGTTCCAATCCTTCCACTACCTCTATGTAACTGCTGTTACGTCTTCCAAGCCTGATACTTCTCTTTACTGCCTCTGCGCCATCTTTTGTTACAACAAATATCCAGTTGCCGCCTGTGTCCTGGTAGAATGAGCCGTTTGGTATAAGTACTGCCTCTGATTCATCACCAAGTGTAAGCTTTGCCTGAAGGGTCTGACCCCTGCGTAATGCAGGAGGCTCTTTATCTATAAATTCTATGTCCACCTGGAATTTGCCGTCATTAACCTGAGGATAAATCTTTTTTATTTCTGCTTTGTAATCTTTACCATTATGCTGATAGCTCACAGACTGCCCCATATCCACGCGGTTTATATAGAATTCATCAATATCTGCCTGAAGCTTGAACTGGTCAGGTATATCGATCTGCCCTATGCGGACACCCGGCATGATATTCTGACCTACCTCAGCATCAAAACCTGAGAGTTTTCCCCCGATGGGCGCCTTAATGTTAAGATCTTCAAGGTTTTTTCTTGCTGTAACAAGGTTCTTTTCCAAACGCCCACTGGCTTCTCTCTGTGCCTCAAGCTGCTGCTTCTGAAGCCGCTCATCTGTTTTCTGACTTTCCTTTGACAGCTTAAGAAGGTTTTGATGATAGATCAGCTCATTCTCTTTATCTATCAGCGCCTTTTTACTCAAAAAACCAAGTTCACCAAGCTGTCGATCCCCTTGCAGATCACTCTCAAGTGTTTTTATCTTATGTTCTATATCCACGATTGTCCGGGCATTATTTAACCGGTTCTGTTCCATAGATAACTCAATGGTACGCATGTTATTAAGCTGCTCTGCAACCTGTGCTTCCGAATTTGTTACCTGTAATTGCAATGAGCTATTTGACAGGCTTACTATAAGGTCTCCTTTAGTAAGAATATCTCCATCCTCTGCATACACCCTGTCTACCCTGCCTCCCTCTATTGCATCAAGAAACACTGTAGTACGCGGCACGATCCTTCCCCTTATGGGGATGTAATCCTCAAATATGCCTGTGGTCACCTTTGCTATGGTAAGGGTATCTGCCTGAGCCCTGAAACTGCGGTCACCATTCAGACTCATCACTGACCAGATTGCAACCCCCACAATAATCACAGCGATGGAGGATATAATTATAAATTTCCATTTCTTTCCTGAGTCTTCTATCTTCTGATCCATTGCAGCGCCGGAACCCGCTAGCGCAGTTGAAGAAGGCAAAAAAACTGATGTATTTTGGCTCTTTTCATCCGTGATATTTTTTATTTGATTTAACATTTTTTTAATAATCGCCTTTTCCTTTATTATGAAAACTGCATACTCTGTATTTCCTATATCCACTATTGTAGGGGCACAGTGACTGTGCCCTAGGGCACGCTGCGGCGTGCCCCGGTTTTGAATTATCTCAGTTCATCAAACTGTTTTGTTCTTTCTTTTTCCAGGACGATTGTTTCCAGATTTTCAATACGTTTCATCAAACGGGTCAGGAGGTTTGAAGCCTCTGATGCCGGTTTTTCCATGTCATTCAATTTTTTATTCCTTAATTTTATAATGTCGCCTATCACACAAATTGCCACTATCATCACTATCATTGTCCAAAGATTCATTGTCATCTCCTCCTTAATCTTAGCTTCAATGTTCAGCATTGCTTACCTATAGAGCAATGACTGTGCCACATTGTTATCTTATTGATTTAATTATTTATTATTATTTTTATCAAAAACATATGGACTAATTATGTCCGATATCGTACATTACTTTTGTACGAAAACGAACATTACCAAAGCATTATTCACCACAGAGAACACAGAGTACACGGAGAAAGACAAAGACTTTTTATTATTAAAAACGAAAAACAAAAGCCAAAAACATATTTATCACGAAACACGCGAAACACACGAAAAGAGGTTGAGATAAAGGATGGGGAATAAAAACTATGTTTCACACGGAGACACTAAGAAAACTTGTTAAAACTATTGATTTAAAAACATTTAAAATTGTTTTCCTTTGCGAGCTTTGCATCTTGAGAGAGCGTAGCGAACCCCGATGAATCGAGATGCAAGCACAGGCGCGAGATATATGGTTCACACGAAACACAAGACTTTTTGTTGTTAAGAACGAAAAGCAAAAACTAAAAACATATTTACCGCGAAAAGCGCGAAAGTGTTTTTTTACATTCTGTTGCTGACAGCTGATGGCTGAACGCTGAAAGCTCTGTCCGGTAATTTTATCTTTCCGGATGGGAACCAATTTACTCAATCACGCATTTATTATTTTTTTAAACCGGACGGAATTTATGCAAAAAGAAAAAATACTGGTTGTTGATGATAACCCTGATGTCCTTATGTCTGCGAAATATCTTCTGGAGCGCCATTATAAAACTGTTACGACTTGTGAGCGCCCGGAAGATGTGCCTGGCCTCATGAAAAAGCAAAATTTCGATGTGATCCTTCTGGATATGAATTTCCACCCTGGAGAATCTGATGGTAAGACCGGGATGTTATGGCTTGAGAAGATTCGTGAAATTGATCCTGATGCAGTGATTGTAATGATCACCGCACATGGCAGCCTTAACGCCGCTGTGGAGGCAATGAAGCTCGGTGCAGCAGATTATGTGGTTAAACCCTGGGATAACCAGCGGTTGCTCTCAACCATTTCAGCAGCATTAAAATTAAGGCAGAGCCAGAATGAGGCGTCAAGGCTCAGGCAGAGTAATCGTGTTTTAAGCGAGGTCTCATCACAGCATAAACAGATTATTATAGGTAACAGCCCTCTAATGAAAAACCTTTTGTCGCTTGTTGGGCGGGCTGCGCCCACTGATGCAAATGTGCTTATTCTTGGTGAAAACGGGACCGGTAAGGAGCTTATTGCCCGTGAAATACACAGGTTATCCAGGCGTAACAACCAGGTTTTTATACCTGTTGACCTGGGGTCAATATCCGCTACCCTGTTTGAGTCAGAACTCTTCGGTCATAAAAAAGGGGCATTCACCGATGCACAGGAGGATCGCATCGGGTATATACAGGCTGCAAATGGCGGCAGCCTGTTCCTTGATGAGATCGGAAACATTCCCATTAACCTTCAGGTAAAATTACTCTCAGTGCTTGAAAAGAGGGAGGTGTCACAGGTTGGTTCAAGGCAATCCTCTCCTGTTGATGTGCGTGTTATAGCAGCCACCAATATGCCAAAGGAAGAATTAACAGACCCCAAACACTTTCGTCAGGACCTGCTCTTCAGGCTTAACACGGTTGAGATAAATCTACCACCCCTCAGATCACGCCCGGAAGATATAGAGGATATTGTAAACCACTATGTAAATTTTTATTGCGCCAAATACACAAAGCCCATTAAGCAGATCAAGCCTGAAACCATGGAGCAGCTTGTGCGCTACCAGTGGCCAGGTAATGTGAGGGCGTTAAGGCACGCGGTTGAACGCGCGGTAATACTATCAAGGGAGGATTATTTGGGCACTGAGGATTTTCAGCTGGAAAGCCAGTATCTGAATCCTGCTAAACATGCATCACCTGATAATGCTGCTCCTTTGAAGAAAGATCAGCAATCGGATACAGATAAATCTGACAGCTCTGAAACATCGCCTGAAAATGATCTAAACCTTGATCGTCTTGAACACAAAACCATTCTTGAGGCATTAAGGAAAAACCGCTATGTGATCAGTAACGCAGCAAAGGATCTTGGACTAACCCGCGCTGCCCTGTACAGGAGGATGGAAAAATATGGCATTTAAACATTTCGGGCTGTTAATACTCCTTCGTCTTGTCGTCCTCTGTATGGGGATCTCCGGGTTTTATTATGCATATAATAATCCCAGGTATCATGTTGTTACCTTTATTGTCTTTGTCATTGTCATATGCCTTATCTATGAACTGTGGTATTTTCTTACCCGCACAAACCGTGAGGTGGCGCGCTTTCTGGCATCAGCGAGATACACGGACTTTAACCAGAGTTTTGATTTTGAAAATGGCGGCGCGGGTTTTCAGGCCCTGGGTGATGCCTTTACCCAGATACTGGAACGTTTTAAAAAATTAAGAATTGATCAGGAGACTGAGGTCAGCCACCTTCGCGCAGTCATAAACCATATACCTGTTCCACTTATGACAGTAAAACAGGATGGAAGCCTCTTGCTGATAAACAATGCTGCAAGGCGGTTTTTCGGCACGCCTCAACCTACAAAGATAACCGATTTAAAAAAGTATGGCCTTGATTTTTTTGATCAGCTCGTAAGATGCAGCGCGGGTGACAGGCCTGTTGTAAAGATTGTCATCCACGGTATTGAGACAAAGCTCTCATTAGGCCTGATGGAGGTTACAGGAAATGATGGCACAGAAAGGCTCATAAGCCTTATGGATATTGGTCAGGAGCTTGAGTCCACACAGCTTAATGCATGGCAGGACCTTGTGAGGGTATTAACCCATGAGATTATGAATTCCATTACCCCTGTAGCATCCCTTGCGCAGACTACGGCTGATATTGCAGGGGATGTAAGCCATGAACTGGACAAAGATCATCCTCAAAAAGGCGACATTGAAAAGATTGTAAATGCTGCAATGACCATGTCCAGAAGGGCGGGTAACCTGATGGATTTTGTGACCAACTTCAGGCAGCTCACCAGGCTTCCAAAACCCGGCAGAAAGGTAACCAGTGTAAAGGAGCTATTTGACCATGTAACACAGATCTTTGAGGCGGGTAAATCAAACAGTAATGTTCATTTAATGACCCGCATCAACCCCTCAGGGCTTGAGCTTTATATTGATCCGGAACAGATAGAACAGGCCCTTATTAATCTTATAAAAAATGCGGAACAGGCCATGAATGAGACTAAAGAGCCTGCGATAAAACTTGTTGCAGGTTTGAACCAGCGGGGAGGGATTACCATTGAGGTTAACGATAACGGCCCCGGAATAAAGGAGGATATTATCAACAAAATATTTGTCCCCTATTTTACTACAAAACCGGATGGCAGCGGCATTGGCCTTGCTTTAACCCGCCAGATTATGTCCAACCACGGCGGGTTTGTAAGTGCAGGAAATCTTGAAGAGGGCGGGGCAAGTTTTAAGCTGACGTTTTGATCTGGGACATACTTGCCTATCTCTTTCCCGAGTATTTTATCTATTATCAGGGTTCCTGTCTGTTTAAATTGGATTATTAAAGATCGTCATCTTATTGGCATAACAGGACATTTGTCAAATGAAATGGGCTAAAGTTAATATTACACCTTAATTGCATGAAACCCGAATTCATTTGACAAAAGAGGTCTCATTCATTAACTTTTTACCATCAATTTCAGGCAGGGAGATTTCAAATGCTGTACAGAAAAATTGGAAGGACAGGGTATGAGGCATCAATATTAAGCTTTGGGTGCATGAGGCTCCCCATGCTTGAACAGAAGAATCCGCCCAAAGATTTTATAGAAAGACAGAGGGCAGTGGATGAAGAAAAGGCCCTTGAGCTGATCGAGTATGCCATAGAGCACGGTATCAATTACTTTGACTCTGCATACATGTATCACGCTGGTAACAGCGAGCTTATCCTGGGAAAGGCTATTAAGGGCAAGAGGGATAAGCTCATTATAACCACAAAATCGCCTGTCATGATGATGCAGAAGCATGAGGATTTTGACCGCATACTGGATGAGCAGCTTAAAAGACTGGGCACAGACCATCTTGATTTCTATCTCCTGCATGGTCTTGTAAAAGAGACATGGGAAAAGGCAAAGGAGCTTAAGGTCTTTGACTTCCTTGACAGGATGCAGAAGGACGGCAGGGTAAGACATGCGGGTTTTTCATTTCATGATACACTGGATGTCTTCAAGGATATAATAGACGCCTACCCCTGGGCAGCATGCCAGATCCAGTATAATTATTTTGATGAAAACTATCAGGCAGGTAAAGAGGGTTTGAGATACGCAACATCAAAGGGTATTGGCGTTATAGTTATGGAACCCTTAAGGGGTGGAAGGTTCACACAGAGAATACCTGATGCGGTTCAAAAGATATGGGACACAGCAGAGATTAAACGCAGCCCGGCTGAGTGGGGCTTGAGGTGGGTTGCCAACCACCCGGAGGTATCTGTAATATTAAGCGGTATGACCACAATGGAGCAGCTCAAGGAAAATATCCGGATTGCTGACGCATTTAAACCAAACAGCCTCTCACAAAAAGAGCTTGGGATAATAGATAATGTTGTTAATGCCTATAAGGAGATCATGGCAGTAGGATGTACAGGCTGCAACTACTGTATGCCCTGCCCCAACAACGTTAATATCCCTATGATCTTTTCTTTGTACAATGATGTTGTCATGTTCAGGGATGAGATGCCTGTTATCATGTATAATACAATGGTCCCTACTGACCAGAACGCCACAAACTGTATTGAATGCGGTGAGTGCGAAGACAAATGCCCGCAGCATTTAGAGATTATTAATAACCTCAAGGATGCACACAGGGCGCTTTATAATGAGGAATGGAAACAGGGTACTAAAGGGCAACCCAAAAAATAGTGTTATACTGTTCCGCGGTTTGATCCATGTAATATCATTTCGACCGAAAGGAGGAATCTCAATATCGCAGACAGATATATGATCTCTCCTGTTTGTCGAAATGACAGACAGATCGCGGCAGGAAAGTTTTAATATTTAACCTAAAGGAGGATGCATCAAATGGAAAGACGTAATTTTATAAAGGCAGGAGTGATCGGATTAGGCGTAATGGCAATTGCTGACAATGCAATGGCCCTTAAGTTTTACCCCAAAAAGTCAGACAAAAAATGGGCTGTAATATACAGCACATGGTGCGGATCAAGTCGTGATGCCGGTGTCTGGATATCAGAGGGTATGGGCGGCATAGCAGATGTATTTGATGTGCGTGAAAACCCTGACCCAACCGCTTATGACCATATAGTTGTGGGGGGTTCCATCAGATCAAATACAGTGTCCAAAGAGATGCAGGATTATCTGGCAAAAAACAAGGATGTTTTAAAAGGCAATATCCGCGGTTTCTTCTGTGTACAGGGCAATATGAAAAAACCTACCGGCCCAGAAAATGTAAAACAGCTTATTGATGGTCACCTTTCAGTTATTACCGGCGTTACAGGGGTGCCAGGAAAGTGTTTCAACGGGAGGATAACGCTAAGCCTCCTTGAGCCCAATGAATCCAAAATGATGAGTGAAATGGGCATGGAGGATTATGATTTTATGAAGAGGGGTGATTTCCTGGATTTTGGAAAGGAGATACTCGCCTCTGTAAAATAACCATATTGTAGGGGCGAATAATTATTTCGTAGGGGCGAATAATTATTCGCCCCTACAGGTTTAACAAATCAATCACATACACAATCATGCGGGCACGGTGCCCCGTGCCCCTTCTACATTATCTTTTTCTCTTTAACAACCTTGTGAGGATGCTGATCTCCTGGCATTTGAAAAGCCATGCCCCCAATGTAAAGATGATAATACCCGCTGCAACCATTACTGCTATCCGGATAATAAGGAATATATATGAATGGTGCAGATCCTTTGAAAAGAGATAGAGGTTTATAAGGGCCAGA
Proteins encoded in this window:
- a CDS encoding ABC transporter ATP-binding protein, with the translated sequence MLKMHGITKVYRTSDIQTTALNNINLEVNRGEFIAIMGPSGCGKSTLLNIIGMLDNPSKGEYIFNGEDIAAYNESRLCDIRKQNIGFIFQSFNLIDELSVYQNIELALLYHDIPSKDRKKRVEAVMDRVGIAHRAKHMPSQLSGGQQQRVAVARAVVGDQPLILADEPTGNLDSAHGQEVMEMLQRLNDEGTTIIMVTHSQSHADYAKRTVNLFDGSIVTQSRRVEQVVPEQKTSAM
- a CDS encoding efflux RND transporter periplasmic adaptor subunit; translation: MLNQIKNITDEKSQNTSVFLPSSTALAGSGAAMDQKIEDSGKKWKFIIISSIAVIIVGVAIWSVMSLNGDRSFRAQADTLTIAKVTTGIFEDYIPIRGRIVPRTTVFLDAIEGGRVDRVYAEDGDILTKGDLIVSLSNSSLQLQVTNSEAQVAEQLNNMRTIELSMEQNRLNNARTIVDIEHKIKTLESDLQGDRQLGELGFLSKKALIDKENELIYHQNLLKLSKESQKTDERLQKQQLEAQREASGRLEKNLVTARKNLEDLNIKAPIGGKLSGFDAEVGQNIMPGVRIGQIDIPDQFKLQADIDEFYINRVDMGQSVSYQHNGKDYKAEIKKIYPQVNDGKFQVDIEFIDKEPPALRRGQTLQAKLTLGDESEAVLIPNGSFYQDTGGNWIFVVTKDGAEAVKRSIRLGRRNSSYIEVVEGLEPGEQVVISSYSGFDEIDRLKIKN
- a CDS encoding sigma-54-dependent Fis family transcriptional regulator — translated: MQKEKILVVDDNPDVLMSAKYLLERHYKTVTTCERPEDVPGLMKKQNFDVILLDMNFHPGESDGKTGMLWLEKIREIDPDAVIVMITAHGSLNAAVEAMKLGAADYVVKPWDNQRLLSTISAALKLRQSQNEASRLRQSNRVLSEVSSQHKQIIIGNSPLMKNLLSLVGRAAPTDANVLILGENGTGKELIAREIHRLSRRNNQVFIPVDLGSISATLFESELFGHKKGAFTDAQEDRIGYIQAANGGSLFLDEIGNIPINLQVKLLSVLEKREVSQVGSRQSSPVDVRVIAATNMPKEELTDPKHFRQDLLFRLNTVEINLPPLRSRPEDIEDIVNHYVNFYCAKYTKPIKQIKPETMEQLVRYQWPGNVRALRHAVERAVILSREDYLGTEDFQLESQYLNPAKHASPDNAAPLKKDQQSDTDKSDSSETSPENDLNLDRLEHKTILEALRKNRYVISNAAKDLGLTRAALYRRMEKYGI
- a CDS encoding PAS domain-containing protein, producing the protein MAFKHFGLLILLRLVVLCMGISGFYYAYNNPRYHVVTFIVFVIVICLIYELWYFLTRTNREVARFLASARYTDFNQSFDFENGGAGFQALGDAFTQILERFKKLRIDQETEVSHLRAVINHIPVPLMTVKQDGSLLLINNAARRFFGTPQPTKITDLKKYGLDFFDQLVRCSAGDRPVVKIVIHGIETKLSLGLMEVTGNDGTERLISLMDIGQELESTQLNAWQDLVRVLTHEIMNSITPVASLAQTTADIAGDVSHELDKDHPQKGDIEKIVNAAMTMSRRAGNLMDFVTNFRQLTRLPKPGRKVTSVKELFDHVTQIFEAGKSNSNVHLMTRINPSGLELYIDPEQIEQALINLIKNAEQAMNETKEPAIKLVAGLNQRGGITIEVNDNGPGIKEDIINKIFVPYFTTKPDGSGIGLALTRQIMSNHGGFVSAGNLEEGGASFKLTF
- a CDS encoding aldo/keto reductase — encoded protein: MLYRKIGRTGYEASILSFGCMRLPMLEQKNPPKDFIERQRAVDEEKALELIEYAIEHGINYFDSAYMYHAGNSELILGKAIKGKRDKLIITTKSPVMMMQKHEDFDRILDEQLKRLGTDHLDFYLLHGLVKETWEKAKELKVFDFLDRMQKDGRVRHAGFSFHDTLDVFKDIIDAYPWAACQIQYNYFDENYQAGKEGLRYATSKGIGVIVMEPLRGGRFTQRIPDAVQKIWDTAEIKRSPAEWGLRWVANHPEVSVILSGMTTMEQLKENIRIADAFKPNSLSQKELGIIDNVVNAYKEIMAVGCTGCNYCMPCPNNVNIPMIFSLYNDVVMFRDEMPVIMYNTMVPTDQNATNCIECGECEDKCPQHLEIINNLKDAHRALYNEEWKQGTKGQPKK